A window from Sulfurirhabdus autotrophica encodes these proteins:
- a CDS encoding BrnA antitoxin family protein, which yields MKTEYDLSKIKSRKNPYAAKLKKSVTMRLSEDVIGYFKQMAEEAGAPYQSLINLYLRDCVAYHRKIDITWQETP from the coding sequence ATGAAAACTGAATATGATCTTTCTAAAATAAAGTCTCGCAAAAATCCCTATGCCGCAAAACTAAAAAAATCAGTCACTATGCGCCTGAGCGAAGATGTAATTGGCTACTTTAAGCAAATGGCCGAAGAGGCGGGGGCACCCTATCAGAGCCTTATCAATTTATATCTTCGTGATTGCGTTGCATATCACAGGAAAATTGATATTACGTGGCAAGAAACGCCTTAA
- a CDS encoding GNAT family N-acetyltransferase → MFEIVRADLNNHIHAEALIHLMREYALDPMGGGKDLSAFAIDNLASFLNNRNDAHVIFAFHNNEAIGLVTCMEGFSTFACKPLLNIHDAIVKTAYRGQRVLKTLLLEAEKIAIEKGCCKMTLEVLEGNIPARSAYVKFGFHGYELDPKMGKAQFWEKRL, encoded by the coding sequence ATGTTTGAAATAGTCAGAGCAGATCTAAATAATCATATCCATGCAGAAGCGCTCATACACTTGATGCGAGAATATGCCTTGGATCCAATGGGGGGAGGCAAGGATTTATCAGCATTTGCAATAGACAACTTGGCTTCTTTTCTCAACAACAGGAATGATGCCCATGTGATCTTTGCTTTCCATAACAATGAAGCTATAGGACTGGTTACTTGTATGGAAGGATTTTCAACATTTGCTTGCAAACCCTTACTAAACATTCACGATGCCATAGTTAAAACTGCATATCGAGGTCAAAGGGTTTTGAAAACTTTACTTCTCGAAGCTGAGAAGATTGCCATTGAAAAAGGTTGTTGCAAAATGACCCTGGAAGTATTGGAAGGCAATATTCCCGCTCGATCAGCCTATGTAAAGTTTGGTTTCCATGGGTATGAACTAGACCCCAAAATGGGTAAGGCGCAATTTTGGGAGAAACGATTATAG
- a CDS encoding DUF2589 domain-containing protein, producing MSTVNFIKEVGFKKPSAEQDAGGDTSTEEPIYVSFKYPKELSPYVPAVPANPSATPPVAASPAVPAVYETQELKVPILTILPIPFIRIELATVDFNAKINSIEYRKTNTDLKVNASLEAKAGWLWGSAKLKVSTSFQRTTQEGNSVNRTYSMAVHVKAVQDEMPAGMEKMLGILESAITSTPVAAA from the coding sequence ATGTCAACCGTCAATTTTATTAAAGAAGTTGGTTTTAAAAAGCCCAGTGCAGAGCAAGATGCAGGCGGCGACACATCTACAGAAGAGCCGATATACGTCAGTTTCAAATACCCTAAAGAACTGAGTCCGTACGTCCCGGCTGTTCCGGCAAATCCATCTGCAACGCCACCGGTTGCGGCTTCTCCTGCAGTACCGGCCGTTTATGAGACTCAGGAGTTAAAAGTACCTATCCTGACGATTTTACCGATTCCATTTATTCGTATTGAGTTGGCAACTGTAGATTTCAACGCAAAAATCAATTCGATTGAGTACCGTAAAACCAATACTGATCTCAAGGTTAACGCATCACTGGAAGCAAAAGCCGGTTGGCTTTGGGGCTCTGCAAAACTCAAGGTATCAACCTCTTTCCAACGCACGACCCAGGAAGGAAACTCTGTCAATCGCACCTACTCTATGGCAGTCCATGTAAAGGCTGTACAAGATGAAATGCCTGCGGGTATGGAGAAGATGCTGGGAATACTGGAAAGCGCGATCACTTCTACTCCGGTAGCAGCGGCATAA
- a CDS encoding OmpP1/FadL family transporter: MIKSPSPIRKVILFSLASLACGLSYDATASGFALIEDSGSGLGNAFAGGAASAEGASTIYYNPAGLVLLDQQQLVLVAHAIRPTIKFTDQGSSNAPRPVGGNGGDMKDITLVPNFYYAVPVSPALRLGIGINAPFGLKTDYDPAWAGRFQAVKSELKTVNVNPAISYKVNDQLAIGGGINYQHIQAELTSAVNLGVSEGYSTMKGNDYAWGYNMGALFQASPQTRIGASYRSRIRYQLSGDITFTGVPKPNGPVTADLTVPDTLSLSIFHQINPEWDVMADLTWTGWSSFDKLTVVRTTGEVVSSTDENWRNTLRPSIGMNYHYSKNVTLRSGVAFDQSPVRAEYRTARIPDSDRTWLSFGVKFNVSAQGAVDIGYAHIFMKDANINRIETPTPLPSSALKGNYSNSVDILSLQYTHNF, translated from the coding sequence ATGATCAAATCTCCATCACCTATTCGCAAAGTTATTTTATTCAGTTTGGCGAGTTTAGCCTGTGGATTGTCATATGATGCAACCGCTTCAGGTTTTGCCTTGATTGAAGACAGTGGAAGCGGCTTGGGAAATGCTTTTGCGGGAGGTGCAGCCAGTGCTGAAGGGGCCAGTACGATTTATTACAATCCCGCCGGTCTGGTGCTGCTTGACCAGCAGCAGTTGGTGTTAGTCGCACACGCTATCAGACCTACAATCAAATTTACTGATCAAGGCTCTTCTAATGCGCCTCGGCCCGTTGGCGGCAACGGAGGAGATATGAAAGATATCACCCTTGTGCCCAATTTCTATTATGCAGTGCCTGTTAGCCCGGCCCTGAGATTAGGTATTGGCATTAATGCGCCTTTTGGGCTGAAAACAGATTACGACCCAGCCTGGGCAGGTCGTTTTCAGGCGGTCAAGTCTGAATTAAAAACCGTTAATGTCAATCCTGCTATCTCATACAAAGTGAATGACCAGCTTGCCATCGGTGGGGGTATCAATTACCAGCATATTCAGGCCGAACTGACAAGCGCTGTCAATCTGGGTGTCTCAGAAGGTTACAGCACGATGAAGGGTAATGATTATGCATGGGGTTACAATATGGGGGCACTCTTCCAAGCATCCCCGCAAACACGCATTGGTGCAAGCTATCGCTCACGTATCCGGTATCAACTCTCTGGTGACATTACTTTTACGGGCGTACCAAAGCCAAATGGCCCCGTTACAGCCGATTTAACGGTGCCTGATACTTTGTCTCTCAGCATTTTTCATCAAATAAACCCTGAGTGGGATGTGATGGCTGACCTGACATGGACAGGCTGGAGCAGTTTTGACAAGCTGACAGTGGTGAGAACCACTGGTGAAGTAGTCAGCAGCACGGATGAAAACTGGCGCAATACTTTACGTCCCAGCATCGGTATGAATTATCACTACAGTAAAAATGTTACTTTACGCAGTGGTGTTGCGTTCGATCAGAGCCCGGTTCGTGCCGAATATCGCACTGCCAGAATCCCTGATAGCGATCGCACTTGGCTGAGTTTTGGGGTGAAGTTTAATGTTTCTGCGCAAGGTGCTGTCGATATAGGTTACGCACATATTTTCATGAAGGATGCAAATATCAACAGGATAGAAACACCCACGCCTTTGCCATCTTCGGCACTCAAGGGCAACTATAGCAATTCCGTTGATATTCTGAGTCTGCAATATACGCATAATTTTTGA